In Rahnella aquatilis CIP 78.65 = ATCC 33071, one DNA window encodes the following:
- the yafC gene encoding DNA-binding transcriptional regulator YafC has product MRASSEELITFVTVVESGSFSRAAEQLGQDNSVVSRTLKRLEQKLGITLLNRTTRQISLTHEGERYFVRVQKILHEMAAAEDDLLENRDDPQGLLRIDAATPVILHVISPLVAEFTQRFPKMSLALFSSESNINLIDHKVDVAIRVGELEDSSLRARKLMLSYRSVLASPDYLKKWGTPQSADDLLKHRCLGFNEVVALNKWPLLCTDGQQLTVTPFISSGSGETLRRLCLQGNGIACLSDFMTDDDVVRGDLVKLLVPDIMRIAMPLHAVYYSDQTVSTRIRCFIDFLSEKLGQTEK; this is encoded by the coding sequence ATGCGAGCCAGTTCTGAAGAGTTGATTACGTTTGTCACCGTGGTGGAAAGTGGCAGTTTCAGCCGTGCTGCAGAACAACTGGGGCAGGATAATTCAGTGGTCAGCCGGACATTGAAACGTCTGGAACAAAAACTGGGGATCACCCTGCTCAACCGCACCACGCGTCAGATCAGCCTGACGCATGAAGGCGAGCGCTATTTCGTGCGGGTACAAAAAATCCTGCATGAAATGGCGGCTGCCGAAGATGACTTGCTGGAGAACCGCGACGATCCGCAGGGGCTGTTGCGAATCGATGCGGCAACACCGGTCATTCTGCATGTCATTTCACCGCTGGTGGCGGAATTTACGCAGCGTTTCCCGAAGATGTCGCTCGCACTGTTCTCGTCCGAAAGCAATATCAATCTGATCGACCATAAAGTGGATGTGGCGATCCGCGTCGGTGAGCTTGAAGATTCCAGCCTGCGGGCGCGCAAACTGATGCTGAGTTATCGCAGCGTGCTGGCTTCGCCGGATTACCTGAAAAAATGGGGAACTCCGCAAAGCGCCGATGATTTACTGAAACACCGTTGTCTGGGCTTTAATGAAGTGGTTGCGCTGAATAAATGGCCGCTGTTGTGCACCGACGGTCAGCAACTGACAGTCACACCGTTTATCAGTTCAGGAAGCGGTGAAACACTGCGCCGGTTGTGTTTGCAGGGCAACGGCATTGCCTGTCTGTCGGATTTTATGACCGATGACGATGTCGTGCGGGGTGATCTGGTGAAACTGCTGGTGCCGGACATCATGCGCATCGCCATGCCGTTGCACGCGGTGTATTACAGCGATCAGACCGTCAGCACGCGGATCCGGTGTTTTATTGATTTTCTGAGTGAGAAACTGGGGCAAACAGAGAAGTAA
- a CDS encoding endonuclease/exonuclease/phosphatase family protein: MRKKTYAMRYVAGQPAEQIFPGALAHLGPDLPPGAALPNSNILRVMVWNIFKQQRADWLSVLRDYGKDAQLVLLQEAQTTPELIRFATSNYLAADQVPAFMLPQHPSGVMTLSAAHPVYCCPLREREPLLRLSKSALVTVYPLLDGRLLMVVNIHAVNFSIGIDVYSKQLDPIGEQIANHKGPVIMAGDFNAWSKQRINALFGFAGNIHLEEVRFPSDYRKRAFGRPLDFIFYRDLSVTSASVMETRASDHNPLRVEFLAGKPLIQ, from the coding sequence GTGCGGAAAAAAACATATGCAATGAGGTATGTCGCAGGTCAGCCCGCAGAGCAAATCTTTCCGGGAGCCCTCGCACATTTGGGGCCAGATTTGCCGCCGGGTGCTGCGCTGCCCAATTCGAATATTTTGCGCGTGATGGTGTGGAATATCTTCAAACAACAGCGGGCTGACTGGTTGTCAGTTCTGCGTGATTACGGCAAAGATGCGCAACTGGTCTTGCTTCAGGAAGCTCAGACGACACCTGAACTGATCCGTTTTGCGACTTCCAATTATCTGGCGGCCGATCAGGTGCCGGCGTTTATGCTGCCTCAGCACCCCTCTGGCGTGATGACACTCTCTGCGGCGCATCCGGTGTATTGTTGCCCGCTGCGTGAGCGTGAGCCGCTTCTGAGGCTGTCTAAATCGGCTTTAGTGACGGTGTATCCGCTTCTTGATGGTCGTTTACTGATGGTGGTGAATATTCATGCGGTGAATTTCAGTATAGGCATCGACGTCTACAGCAAACAACTGGATCCGATTGGTGAGCAGATTGCTAACCACAAAGGCCCGGTGATCATGGCAGGGGATTTTAATGCGTGGAGCAAACAGCGTATCAATGCCCTGTTTGGCTTTGCGGGAAATATCCATCTGGAGGAGGTCCGTTTTCCTTCTGATTACCGTAAGCGGGCGTTCGGCAGACCGCTGGACTTCATCTTCTACCGGGATCTCAGCGTTACCAGCGCGTCGGTGATGGAAACGCGGGCCTCGGACCATAATCCGCTGCGGGTTGAATTCCTGGCGGGTAAGCCTCTGATACAGTAG
- a CDS encoding 4'-phosphopantetheinyl transferase superfamily protein — MKSEGMNPARRQQWCAGRALLAEALSVFSGCDNLPAMQISSQGKPYFADASLPHFSLSHSKHHLQLLLCPAGEGGGDVEQIRPRPRYPDVARAAFTDIECQWLVEQADPQTAFWQLWCLREAWLKQQGGSVWQMDRIRLDPGNHRFTAEPSADSRLWFAADGTVMRALALPAGVSDIEEYLFDAASGALLRQTPVVWTPFNAAT; from the coding sequence ATGAAAAGTGAAGGAATGAATCCTGCCCGCCGCCAGCAATGGTGCGCGGGCAGGGCGCTTCTGGCCGAAGCGTTGTCAGTTTTCAGTGGTTGTGACAACTTACCCGCCATGCAGATTTCCTCGCAGGGAAAACCGTATTTTGCGGACGCCTCCCTGCCACACTTTTCTCTCAGCCACAGTAAACATCATTTGCAACTGCTGCTGTGTCCGGCGGGCGAAGGTGGCGGCGATGTGGAGCAAATTCGCCCGCGCCCGCGTTATCCTGACGTGGCACGCGCAGCATTCACTGATATCGAATGTCAGTGGCTGGTGGAACAGGCCGACCCGCAAACGGCGTTCTGGCAGTTGTGGTGTTTGCGTGAGGCGTGGCTGAAACAGCAGGGCGGAAGTGTATGGCAAATGGACCGGATCCGTCTCGATCCGGGCAATCACCGTTTTACCGCTGAACCTTCCGCTGACAGCCGTTTATGGTTCGCTGCGGATGGAACTGTGATGCGGGCGCTGGCGTTGCCGGCGGGAGTTTCTGATATCGAGGAATACTTGTTTGATGCCGCATCCGGCGCACTTCTTCGTCAGACGCCGGTCGTCTGGACGCCGTTTAATGCAGCCACATGA